In the genome of Impatiens glandulifera chromosome 6, dImpGla2.1, whole genome shotgun sequence, the window AGGTTAAGTCAACTAGATTCATGAAGAGGACTGATTCAATGAAGTCACATTCGTGGTGGTGGGATAGTCATATTAGTCCCAAGAACTCTAAGTGGTTGTCGGAAAATCTTGAGGGTAAGTAGTTTTAGACTTTTAGTAGCATCATTTATCTATCTATCATCATCAGTGCTGGATTAAACATGTTTTCGACTCAATGTGAAGGATTTCAGTTCATTAAAGATATATGTCCTTTAATGCTTGTAGCTTATTTAACCTATAAGCTCATTTTGACTCCTTTAAGTGTTTGTTTTGCTTAACTTTTGCTTtctgaaatttgaaatttaaagggtgtttcaaattattttctgcCTGTTATAATGTTTTGCTTGTCTCTGTTAAGGTCTTAACCCTGCACAATTTTCTTGCaattttaatcataataatcCTTAGGTGAGATATTATTGAGAGCCTTTTAGGAAACTAGTAGTTGTTAGGATCTCATTGGAAATTTGTCAATACTAAGTTTAAGTGATTTGATAAGACAATAATCACATAGTTtgtgttgttttgtttggtatatattaactttttagaTAATGTGACTTTTGACAAACATAAGAAATATAGATTTTTCTTATGAATCATAATCAATACTAGAAAACAGTTCATTGACAAAATTGTAAGTGGTTGTTGGCATGTTTGATTCGGTCTCAAAAAAGACAAAATGAGCTTTGAATGTAACAACACTCAAAATGATTAGTATTTTTGTTCGCGACTTGTGCTCATCATCATGTTTCTATATTGACTATATTCATTTTTACCTTCCCTGAATATCAATAGTAGGATGAGTAATTTCTTTATAGAATTGAAGAACCGAGTCCCCGAACCACAAATATTGCTATTGTTgtgaaataaaacaaaaatatgggGATACAAGGctaataaaattcttaaatataatGAGCCTAATTGGAAACTAGTAAGTTATGTTGGATCATGATCCATATTACAATGTCCtttttgttgcttcatttgATTTGCATATTATTTCATTGATCACAatccaaattatattatactttttgGTTAATTTGGTATGAAGATTATTTTTTGAATCTAGATTAGATTAAGGattattgtgattttttatGTAGATTTTTATATATGATGATGGAAAAACAAGTGTTTATGTTTTCAGAGATGGATCAAAGTGTGAAGCGCATGTTGAAACTGATTGAACAAGATGCTGATTCATTCGGCAAAAAGGCAGAAATGTACTATCAGAAGAGACCCCAACTGATTTCTCACGTCGAAGAGTTTTACCGCATGTACCGATCCCTAGCGGAGCGTTACGATCAAGTGACAGGTGAATTACGAAAGAACATCCCTTGCGATCTCCAATCCCATGGCTCGGGCATTTCTGAAATCAGTTCCGAACCAGCCTCTATATGTCCTTCTCCCGATCAAAGGCCAAATCGTCGCAATAAATCTGGTCCTAGACCAGCAGGTTTTGAGGTCTTCCTTGGTTCAGGCGGGAGTAGCTCCGACTTAGGAAATAAAGAAGGAGATGATGAATCGTCCACATTGGACTCTGAGTCCGACTCAGACGATTCATCGTCCGTAAACAACTATAGCGACGAGCAAGGCTTACGCACGAAGATTGCAGAACTCGAAACTGAACTCCGTCAAGTCAAAGAGAACCTTCTAGAAAGATCACACGGTGACGAAGAAGAGATCTCCGCATTGAGAATTGAAGTTTCTGACCCTGAGCCTACTCCTCCTGAGGATGATGAGGATGGCGAGGAGGCAAAGATTCAAATACTTGAACGGGAAATGAGAATTACAAAAGAAAAACTTCATAATTCCGAACGAGAGATCGAAAACCTAAGACGTGAGCTCGGGAGTAGTCAGACGCAGATTCGTCGTCTCCAGGAGCAATTTGGATCTGCAAACAAGGACAACGTTGCATGGAAATCCAAACTTGATAGAGAACAAAGGGAGGTTTCTAAACTCCACGATAGGATTGCTCGGTTCAAAACAAATTTGTCGGAACGGGATCACGAGATAAGGCAATTGAAGGAGTCGATTAACAACGCCAATAAGAGCTTATCGGAAGAGAACTCGATGCTTCAAGCCGAGATCACGAAATCTACCAAGGAGAAAACGTTATTGGAGGATAACATAAAAGAATGGGATTTGAAATGCCAATCCTTGGAAGAAGAAGTGCGACGTATTAAGGCCGGGAAACAAGAGATCGAAGAGTTGCTTGGGGAGGAAATTGAACGGTTTAAACTGGAGAAAGACGAACTGGACTTGAAAATATTGAAGCTCACGGGTGAAGTAAATGTGAAGAGTAATGAGATTGAGCATATGGACCAGCATTTGAGGCAACTTCATATGGAACATGTGGAATTAGTGTCTGGAAATGAAAAACTGAAGGGGGAGATTAAGAAACAGAATGTGGAGTTTGTGTCTAGAATTGGAGAATTGGAGGGGGAGATTGAGAAACAAAAGGAGGCTATCTTAGAAGGAGCAGAAGGGAAAAGAGAGGCTATAAGACAACTTTGTTTATCGATTGAGCATTATAGGACTGGCTATCAAGAGCTTCGACAAGCTTTATGTTTCTCGGGGTATAAACGATCGTAAACTTCGACAAGCTTTCTGTTTCTCGGGGTATAAATGACGTAAACTGAGTTTGGATTTCGGTCGAAAACTTGGTTTCTTGGTTGTGTTGCTGTTATTTGTGGGTAATAATAATAGCAGCATTAGCTAAAGCTAAGCCAGCATGTATGTATAtgtgtttattatataaattgggGAAGGGATCtaagtttttgttttctttcatttttgctGTGTGAGAAACCCCTTTTTTGGGCTTTGGAAATTATGGTTTGTGCGTGGCGCTTAAGAAACTTTCATCATCTCACTTAATtctaatcaattaaattattattattaatttacacGCTTTAGTAGaaaatttggattttattttaacttgagccaagatttattttatgttatttaaactGTTAGTTTCTAAAATTGTCCCAGACAGAAGGATTGGATTGactctacatttttttttagtttgaagaAACATCATactaaactatttttataaGATTGAAATTCAACATGTGTtgcgttttttttttttaaattgacactgaattataaaattttgagttattagGTCAAATATAAGGTATATTCTAATAAAGGAATAGATAGAAATATATGAgtataactaatttaatatgattgaatatttttttcttaaatcacaCGATCTTACCTTAACTTATTGGGTTCcataatatataagaataattaattattttttgaaaatgattaatattattttattaaaaattctagaAGAAGAAGGtcaaaatcaaagttaaaaaaatcttaactaTGATTAAAGCCTTAAAggattacaataaaaaaatcttaaaaaaatgatttgtagtacaaaaacaaacaacagagattacaaacgaAAAAAATAGAATCAAAAACAGATCATAACTATTCCAATCAGGgtgtttattttcatataaacttGTTGCGTCATAAGGCCTTCTTTTCCTTCTCTTCCACTTTCTTTTGTGATGCAaagagattgaattgaagaagatgataaacTTGCTTATTTCtattgtgtaatttttttttttacgaacCCGTGCTAATCTGATAGAAGAAGTCTTTTTtaagactttaaaattcttatctTTGTTGTCCTCTACTTGAATTTTAGCATTCTTGCATTTATTTCATGTAGCATCAACTTTGGTATCCTCTACTTCAACTTGATTAGTCTAAGTATCTTCTTCTCTGGTTTCTTCTACTACAGtttgacttgtttgagaattaacttcttctttttctaaaaCTCTATTTCATTACAACCTTTATTCTTTTCTTAATTAGAGTTCGTTTTACCCTCTTTCCTTCAATcacattgttttttttcttttcagtcTTTCTTGACTTCACCTTTATGCTTTTCCTCCACATTTTGATCTTTGATGTTAAACTCCTCTGTTatattttccttctttttttctCCATGGCCTTTCAATATTTTCTACTCTTCTTCTTTAACTTGAGCATATTTCGTGCTGGTATGTTGGAAAGTAAGGATTAACACTTGTGTGACCTCCAcccataagtgatttccatgacagtatttttttttcctatcaACCACTGCTATTTTATCTAGTAATGTGTTTCGAGGATGCGcatcaatgctaattctagtaAGGAAAATTGCTCTCCTCTTTCAGAAATTGgatccatatataatggtttatCCAATAAACCTATAAAATGACTAAgatattccaaagtttgaaccatatctgaGATGTTTTCTTAGGTTTGCTTAATAGGTTCAAATCTTTAGACATCTTTCCAACTAATGTAGTTGGATTCAATATATGTATGCCTGTTTTTCAGATTTTTATTCAGATTTAATCTCTTCTTGAATTTCAGAAAGTAGAAATCATGTATATTTGCTGAAATTTTCTATAGTCTCCTTTTCTCCCATTGGTGCCTGTTTGGAGACTAGAAAGGAAACTCTATTCTTTCATATGTAGTTTCACActactacattttcccattccttaaaacaattttcttctactaCAGCAGagaatttaaattcaaaaggagaattcaGTACCTTCATTTTTGTCTGTACATTGCCCAAGTAAAATTTTCCTTTGTATTCACGATCCTCAGCCTTttctcaatattattttttcagatttaattgattttacatGTAGAATTACTTTTGATAGTATAGATCTTCAATTTATGAGCCTTTATTAACTTCCTCATTGTTGCAACATACCATTTTACTATCACTTCGTATTCATCATTTAGAATAAATTTCAGTCATAGAGATAGTAAATGTTAAGATGAACTGTTTTGTTTTGCACTTTCTCCTTGCTAAAAACAGACTCTCTGTTTATTAGCATTCATCAGGAGTTAGGTGATTTGGTTTTTTAGTCCAAATAATTTGGCCCTTTCATTATATTCTATCATTCAAACTCCTTTTTTCTCCTTTATACTTGCATTATTTCTAAAGTCTTTTGAGAAGTAATTGAGTTTTTGCTGTTTTCCtacattttttcattaatcaCTTCTTCAGCTATTCTGTTAATTTCCTTCtatgtagttttttttattccttTAAAATGTTTTGTAAGTTTTCCATGCTCAATTATCGATCCTTAATCACGAAAACAATAAGTTACAAGAGATATCTCTGTATGTATGTGATCTTCAGGCCAAACCAAAAATGAAATCTTTGGAACACACGAATCACGAGGAATCCATGGCCCAATTCTGAATGACGACATACCCATCTGAGGCTTGAGGCCATGGTATGTTAAAATTAATGTGGTGTAACCTCcaccatatttattatatattattagaaaatcttaataattaattacattattttcttatctttaatttttaaatcaattacgAGCGAAATGTTAGAATCCTCacattaattagaaaatttttcagatattttttaGCCTATATATTAAGACTTTGGAATTCAAGTCTAACAAtcaaaaaaacaagaaaatatcaTTCTCTCCCAAAGTTTctcttcaaaatattctaacatTTGGTAGTAAAGCCTCCAAGTTCTATCTAATCCtccatatttcttttaatacacAAATCCTTCTACCAATCTATCCAAATTATTGGCATCAACAAATATCAACCATCTCATCCTAGAGTTTAATGACGAAGACTATGATATCTGGTACATGAAGATGAAGACTATCTTTCGATCTCTTAACCACTGGGAGATTGTGGAGAATGAAGTGAATGAGCTAGAGGAAGAAAATGACCTTAATAAAGCCGACATGAAGGAACTAGAGTAGTCTTGACAAGCCGACACAAACGCTCTTTCAATCCTCTAAAAAGTAGTCACTAAAACAATCTTTCCCAGAATTATGCGTGCCGATACAGCCAAAGAGGCATGAAAGATCTAGTAGAGTGAATTTCAAGGAGATGTAAAAATcagataaattaaatttcaatcaCTACtctaggaatttgaaaataccAAAATGAAGGAGACAAATACCCTAATGGAGTTCTCgaccaaaatatttaatttggtcAATTAGATGAAATCTcatggtgaagatgtcacagaCCAGAGAATGGTGCAAAAGATTCTCATATGTCTTCCTAAGAAATACGATCCCATCGTAACTGTCATTGAAGAAACAAAGTATCTATCAAAACTCAAAGTCCAAGAAGTGATGTCGtccttaaaataatttgagtccAAGAAGTGATGTCGtccttaaaataatttgagaaacGATTGTCTAGACACTTCGAAAAGTCAATAGAGAGTGCATTTGAGTCAAAGCTCAATAATAGCAATATCGAACGAGAGGATAACTCGAGTTCTAACTAGTCAAAAGGGGGAAGATATTCAAGAGGACGAGGTGGACGTAGCTCAAAAGATAGGGAAAAGATAACACATCAAATTGCAATAAATACAATAAGCCAAACCACTCCGAGAAGGACTATTGGTACAAAGGAAAATCTAGATGCAACAAATGTCATTGATTTGGTCACCTCACCAAAGATTGCCGAAGTGGAAATACTCATCAAACAAGTCGGGCTGAGGCAAATCAAACAGGCTCGATGACACATAGAACATTCTATGTATGTCTCATAGCTAATATAAGAGATAAGAGAAAGGTTACTAGACAACAGATGCATCAACCACATGACGCCGACCTCAGAAATCTTCTCTAAGCTCAACAAAAGTGTCAATTCCTCTATTCAATTCGAGAATGGAGAGTACGAAAAATCAAAAGGACTTGGAAGGATCGACTTCAAGACGAAGGAAAAACCGAGTGATATTTACAATGTATTATGTGTGCCGAGCTTGAACCAAAATATACTCAGTCTCGAAAAATTGGTGGAAAATGGGTATAAGCTATACTTCAATAACAATGAGtgtattatatttgatatacaagATAAGTCAAATGTGTTCACCAAGATCAAAATGGTCAATCAAAGCTTCGCTCTCAACATCAATTATGCAAACCTAAAAGAAGGTCAAGTTATTATCAGTAGAGATGGTCAAGTTGATGAAAATTCTTcgttgaaatgaaaaaaaacaaagttgAGAAAAATGAAGTTAACTAATCAGTACTAACAATGATGAACATATTTTATTAGTGCAAAGTTCACCAGATCCAAGCTTAGATCAACTCAATGAAGAAAATCATAACTCAACTGATCCGACTTTATTAGACTCCTCATCCCCGAGTTCAACCCCGAAGAGGTACATATAAATAGACACTATATATTCTACATGCAACTATTGTTCAAATGAGCACAAAAATATTGAcgaagaaattaaaaataatcgtGGAGAAAAGCATGGAGGAGGAAAtccatatgatcatgaagaatcAGACATGGTATATCATTGACAAGTCaaccaataaaaaattcatTGGTGACAATTGGATCTACAAAGAcaaacatcattttatccgGTACATCATAGAAGATAAAGAAATTCAACTTGAGTTCTGTCGATCAGAAGAACCGTATCTGACATTATCATAAAAGCACCTCCAAGAGAGATGTTCAAACAACTTCGAGCTAAACTTGGTATCCGACACCACATTAATGGGGAGTGTTAAAATTAATGTGGTGTAACCTCCATATTgattagatattattataaaatattaacaattaattacattattttcttatcttttattttaaacaattatgagCGAAATGTTAGaatcttcatcttgattagcaAGATTTTCCAGATATTTTCTAGCCTATATATTAAGGCTTTGTAATTCAAgtctaacaattaaaaaaataataaaatatcattctcTCTCAAAGTCTcccttcaaaatattctaacagGGTAAGATCTTTGGGATATCATATAGTACGAAGAACGAGTGTGGACAAGAAAAGGAGAATTTCGAGACGAGCATGCGGACAAAGCTCCAAGAGAGCTGAGATTCATTTACGTTATATTGATGTACTTGTCTTTCCTTATTGATGTAGGAACTTGAGTGTGCAAATTGTAAAAAGGAGGAGGGATGTATGATGTATTTGTCTACcattaatactaatatattgtACTAATCCACAACAAAGTAAACATTTTGATAACACTAACCAATCTCTTGATAATAATCATGTTTTAGTTTTTGAAGACAGACTTGTTTGTTAGTTTGTCTTAGATTTGATCAATAAACgtgattattaaatatttttcaacttagTATTATCTGct includes:
- the LOC124942131 gene encoding protein NETWORKED 4A, translated to MASTMVKSTRFMKRTDSMKSHSWWWDSHISPKNSKWLSENLEEMDQSVKRMLKLIEQDADSFGKKAEMYYQKRPQLISHVEEFYRMYRSLAERYDQVTGELRKNIPCDLQSHGSGISEISSEPASICPSPDQRPNRRNKSGPRPAGFEVFLGSGGSSSDLGNKEGDDESSTLDSESDSDDSSSVNNYSDEQGLRTKIAELETELRQVKENLLERSHGDEEEISALRIEVSDPEPTPPEDDEDGEEAKIQILEREMRITKEKLHNSEREIENLRRELGSSQTQIRRLQEQFGSANKDNVAWKSKLDREQREVSKLHDRIARFKTNLSERDHEIRQLKESINNANKSLSEENSMLQAEITKSTKEKTLLEDNIKEWDLKCQSLEEEVRRIKAGKQEIEELLGEEIERFKLEKDELDLKILKLTGEVNVKSNEIEHMDQHLRQLHMEHVELVSGNEKLKGEIKKQNVEFVSRIGELEGEIEKQKEAILEGAEGKREAIRQLCLSIEHYRTGYQELRQALCFSGYKRS